AACTGCCGGAGCGCCTCCCGGCAGTTCAGCAAAAACTCGCGCGGATCCTGCCCCGCGCCATGGCGCGCATAGAGACGCCGGGCAATCGCGTCGAGATCCTCTTCTCCGTTGCACTGATGGAGCAAATCATGGCCGAAGGCATTGATGGCGCAAACCTCCTGGCGCCCCTCGACCTGGCGAAACACCAGCAGGCAGGATCGTTGCTCATAGCCCGATCGCACCACCCCGGCGCGCAGATCGGCGACGATCTGCGGCAGATCGAAGGCAAACTCCTCGAGCAGCACCTGCTCTCGCAGAGCGGGCCGCCAGGCACTTGCCCCGGTGACATCGACGTTGCCCACGGCCTGCGGCGCGCTGGGGCGCGCCGTCTCGATGGCGCGGGTTTCATAGGCGACCATGGCCGGGAGGTGCCGCCAGGGGTCGGGGATTTCCTCCTTGAGGCTGTCGACAAACCCGGCGAACCAGGCGAAACAAGCGGCCGGAGTCAGGCGCGCCAGGCCGGAGTTTTCTTCCACCCACGCGGAAAAACGCGAAAACAGAGCGCTCGGCGAGGTACCAAGCGCCGCCGTGAGAATGCGAAAACTCTTGGGATACAGATTGACGATCAGGGAAAATTCCCCGGCAAGGCGCTCCAGCTCGCGCAGTTCCATGCCCCGGCAGGGCAGATTATAAAAACTGCTGAAGAGCAGCGGATCGGCGTTGATCAGCGTCTCATCCTCGGCAAGGCGCCGCCCCGCGTCGAACTCGATACCCTGGGCAAAATAGGAATCGACCTCGCGCACCAGGGTGCGGCCGTAGCAGGCATGGAGCTCTGTGCCCGGCAGCACCGTGGGAATCTGCAGGAGGGGATTGCTGTTGCCCTCGATGCCGGTCTGCAGAGCCAGCAGCAGGGTCGCGTCGATGTCCGCGCGCTCTTCCTCGGGAAAACCGACGACGAAACTCAGGGTCGGCGTGATCCCGGCGGCGGTGGTGTCCAGCACGCGCGGCCCCAGCTTGTCCACCGCCACCTGCTTGCGGATGAAGGCCAGGGTGCGCGCCGAGCCCGAATCGATGCCGTAGCACAGGGATTCGCAGCCCGCCGCGCGCATCAGGCGCAGCAGCTCGGCATCCACCGTGTCCAGACGCGAAATGCAGTACCAGCT
The sequence above is drawn from the Geoalkalibacter sp. genome and encodes:
- a CDS encoding B12-binding domain-containing radical SAM protein, giving the protein MKVSLVFPPFHHPALYNLPPLGLINLATLAQRAGHEARVVDLILALREGELPFGPGLYVACAERIAAARPDVVAFGAQCTTYPPTLGIAREVRRLLPHARILLGGHNASFVARETLERFSWIDAVVRGEGEQTFGELLDVWSAGGDPRHVAGLSWRAGAEVVDNPERDLLADLNVLPLPDYSLAPSLERYRRACDLSRSIAVLEVGRGCPHQCVYCSESALWRRRCRTFAVARLIEEMTRLRDDHGAQCFLLAYDQFTAERGFVEDFCRQVIAAGLHRLSWYCISRLDTVDAELLRLMRAAGCESLCYGIDSGSARTLAFIRKQVAVDKLGPRVLDTTAAGITPTLSFVVGFPEEERADIDATLLLALQTGIEGNSNPLLQIPTVLPGTELHACYGRTLVREVDSYFAQGIEFDAGRRLAEDETLINADPLLFSSFYNLPCRGMELRELERLAGEFSLIVNLYPKSFRILTAALGTSPSALFSRFSAWVEENSGLARLTPAACFAWFAGFVDSLKEEIPDPWRHLPAMVAYETRAIETARPSAPQAVGNVDVTGASAWRPALREQVLLEEFAFDLPQIVADLRAGVVRSGYEQRSCLLVFRQVEGRQEVCAINAFGHDLLHQCNGEEDLDAIARRLYARHGAGQDPREFLLNCREALRQLQTMQLLHPHPNP